Proteins co-encoded in one Capnocytophaga ochracea DSM 7271 genomic window:
- a CDS encoding GNAT family N-acetyltransferase produces the protein MQADDFAQLLKGLSFFRLKEGHTIKPFDCGDDDLNEFLFEEAVPYRKQLLATTFVIENDERTLGYYSLLNDSLLLKEEMFSSKSQYNKFRRELLPYPKRHLNNVPSLKIGRLAIDKTFKGKGLGRIIIDTIINHCVDLNEDEACRLITVDAYAQAVSFYQKIGFEFLTKLDEGEETRLMFLDLISFL, from the coding sequence ATGCAAGCAGATGATTTTGCACAACTTTTAAAAGGCTTATCTTTTTTTCGGCTTAAAGAAGGACATACAATAAAGCCTTTTGATTGTGGAGACGACGATTTGAATGAGTTTCTTTTTGAGGAAGCAGTTCCTTACCGAAAACAATTACTTGCCACCACTTTTGTTATTGAAAATGATGAGCGTACTTTAGGTTATTACAGTCTATTGAATGATAGTCTGTTACTCAAAGAAGAGATGTTCTCATCAAAAAGTCAGTATAACAAATTTCGCAGAGAGTTATTACCCTATCCTAAACGGCATTTAAACAACGTTCCTTCTCTAAAAATAGGGAGATTGGCTATCGATAAAACTTTTAAAGGTAAAGGGTTAGGAAGAATTATTATTGATACTATTATCAATCACTGTGTAGATTTGAATGAAGATGAGGCTTGTCGCCTTATTACAGTTGATGCATATGCACAAGCAGTAAGTTTCTATCAAAAGATAGGGTTTGAATTTCTAACGAAATTAGATGAAGGAGAAGAAACAAGATTAATGTTTCTTGATTTGATAAGTTTTTTGTAA
- a CDS encoding DegT/DnrJ/EryC1/StrS family aminotransferase, with protein sequence MKKIQMVDLQGQYERIKNDVQASFEEVLSTTAFINGPQVQAFQKELENYMGVKHVIPCANGTDALQIAMMGLGLKEGDEVITADFTFAATVEVIALLKLTPVLVDVYDDTFDINIEAIEKAITPRTKAIVPVHLFGQPANMEAIMALAKKHNLFVIEDNAQAIGADYTFADGHKQKVGTIGHVGATSFFPSKNLGCYGDGGAIFTNDDDLAYTLRGIVNHGMYVRYHHDVVGVNSRLDSLQAAVLRAKLPHLNDYNARRREAARKYTEALKGNPHIITPVIAKGYDHVFHQYTLRITNGKRDELAKVLGENGVPFGIYYPIPLHAQKAYTRSSYNEADFGVTNKLVQEVISLPMHTELDDEQIAFITELIKKTV encoded by the coding sequence ATGAAAAAAATACAAATGGTTGACCTACAAGGTCAGTACGAAAGAATTAAAAACGACGTACAAGCCTCTTTTGAGGAAGTACTCAGCACCACAGCTTTTATCAACGGTCCCCAAGTACAAGCTTTTCAAAAGGAATTGGAAAACTATATGGGGGTAAAACACGTAATCCCTTGCGCTAATGGTACTGATGCCCTACAAATAGCAATGATGGGGCTCGGACTCAAAGAAGGCGATGAAGTTATCACTGCCGATTTTACCTTCGCTGCAACTGTGGAAGTGATCGCCCTACTGAAACTCACCCCTGTATTGGTAGATGTATACGACGATACTTTCGACATCAACATCGAGGCAATTGAAAAAGCTATTACTCCTCGCACGAAAGCCATAGTGCCAGTACATTTGTTCGGTCAGCCAGCTAATATGGAAGCTATTATGGCTTTGGCTAAAAAACATAACCTCTTTGTGATTGAAGACAATGCGCAAGCCATTGGTGCCGATTACACTTTTGCCGATGGACACAAACAAAAAGTAGGAACTATTGGTCACGTAGGGGCAACTTCTTTCTTCCCTTCTAAGAACCTCGGTTGCTACGGGGACGGAGGGGCTATCTTCACTAACGACGACGACCTTGCTTACACCCTTCGCGGTATCGTAAATCACGGTATGTACGTGCGTTATCACCACGATGTAGTAGGCGTAAATTCACGTCTCGACTCTTTACAAGCGGCAGTGTTGCGCGCCAAACTTCCTCACCTAAACGATTATAACGCCCGCCGCCGTGAAGCTGCTCGCAAATATACGGAAGCGCTGAAAGGCAATCCTCATATCATTACTCCTGTAATCGCCAAAGGTTACGACCACGTATTCCACCAATATACCCTCCGCATCACCAATGGCAAACGCGATGAACTCGCTAAAGTATTGGGTGAAAACGGAGTGCCTTTTGGTATTTACTACCCTATACCATTGCACGCCCAAAAAGCCTATACTCGTAGCTCTTATAACGAAGCTGATTTTGGTGTTACCAATAAATTAGTACAAGAAGTCATCTCACTGCCTATGCACACCGAGCTTGACGATGAGCAAATAGCGTTTATCACAGAATTGATAAAGAAAACAGTGTAG
- a CDS encoding restriction endonuclease, producing the protein MALPDFQSFFYPTFLMIKDKKEYSIDELRNFLTKYFKLTEDDKSEKVPSGTQTKFNNRIYWTKSYFTKANLIESTKRSHFKITKKGVEFFNKLENNKKITIKDLENIPEFHSFKYGDSLNQLSIEENLIEDKTPFERLEDIHQLLQDELAHELLIKVRENSWQFFEDLVIDLMVKMGYGGAKSRKGNSVKRTNDEGIDGIINEDKLGLELIYLQAKKWDTETTIGRPEVQKFVGALHGQRAKKGVFITTSKFSDNAYEYVKTIDPKVVLIDGKTLTKLMIEYEIGTTVVENYQVKKIDTDYFEK; encoded by the coding sequence ATGGCATTACCTGATTTCCAATCCTTTTTTTATCCTACTTTTTTAATGATAAAAGATAAAAAGGAGTATTCTATAGATGAGCTAAGAAACTTCTTAACAAAGTATTTTAAATTAACGGAGGATGATAAATCTGAAAAAGTACCAAGTGGTACTCAAACAAAATTCAACAATCGAATTTATTGGACAAAAAGTTATTTTACAAAAGCAAATCTTATAGAATCTACTAAACGATCTCATTTTAAGATTACTAAAAAAGGTGTTGAGTTCTTTAATAAGTTAGAAAACAACAAAAAAATCACAATTAAGGATTTAGAGAATATTCCTGAATTCCATAGTTTTAAGTATGGAGATTCTTTAAATCAATTAAGTATAGAAGAAAATCTAATAGAAGATAAAACACCTTTTGAAAGACTAGAAGATATTCATCAGCTGTTACAAGATGAATTAGCTCATGAGTTATTGATAAAGGTTCGTGAAAATTCTTGGCAATTCTTTGAAGATTTAGTTATAGACCTAATGGTAAAAATGGGATATGGAGGAGCAAAAAGTAGAAAAGGAAATTCTGTAAAAAGAACAAATGATGAAGGAATAGATGGCATAATTAATGAAGATAAGTTAGGGTTAGAACTTATCTATCTACAAGCTAAAAAATGGGATACAGAAACTACAATAGGAAGACCTGAAGTTCAAAAGTTTGTAGGAGCTTTACATGGACAAAGAGCAAAAAAAGGAGTTTTTATCACAACAAGTAAATTTTCCGATAATGCTTATGAATATGTGAAGACAATTGATCCAAAAGTTGTTCTTATTGATGGAAAAACGCTTACTAAACTTATGATTGAATATGAAATAGGAACAACAGTTGTAGAAAATTATCAGGTGAAAAAAATTGATACTGATTACTTTGAAAAATAA
- a CDS encoding DNA methyltransferase has protein sequence MLNTNQYFTLQQASLWATEYMGKNVTSSNISYLVQYGKVKKFENNGITQIAKEELKAYYDALGGNRASQWKEKLGDDLNWSLSFEQYKEAETTKHVHRLHPYKGKFIPQLVEYFLDGHTDAFKKEVFFKAGDIVLDPFSGSGTTMVQASELGMHAIGIDVSAFNALIGNAKVGHYDLVDVYNETHRITQALKEFLAEKHILAFDAELTEALNNFNKEFFPVPDYKYRLQRKEIDGKIYGAEKEQQFLPIYQALVEKYHIQLKQPKADTFLDKWYIQHVREEIDFVFNLIKQIANLATKRIVTLILSRTIRSCRATTHADLATLIEPITTTYYCAKHGKVCKPLFSILKWWETYTKDTIKRLQQFKELRTNTYQKCLQGDSRTIDIFEALEHKSPEFAALAKKQKIKGIFSSPPYVGLIDYHEQHAYAYDLFGFERNDDKEIGPLYKGQGQEAKRMYVSGIAEVLTNSKRFLADDYDVFLVANDKYGLYPEIAERAGMRIVNQYKRPVLNRTEKDKNAYAEIIFHLKEK, from the coding sequence ATGCTAAATACAAATCAATACTTTACATTGCAACAAGCCTCATTGTGGGCAACGGAATATATGGGGAAGAATGTTACTTCCTCAAATATCTCCTATTTAGTACAGTATGGTAAAGTAAAGAAATTTGAAAACAATGGCATCACTCAAATCGCTAAAGAGGAACTTAAAGCCTATTACGATGCTTTGGGTGGAAATCGCGCCTCACAGTGGAAAGAGAAATTAGGCGATGACCTCAATTGGAGTCTGTCGTTTGAGCAATATAAAGAAGCAGAAACTACTAAGCACGTACACCGCTTGCACCCTTACAAGGGGAAGTTTATTCCGCAATTGGTAGAGTATTTTTTAGATGGGCATACTGATGCTTTCAAAAAAGAAGTCTTTTTTAAAGCAGGTGATATAGTCCTCGACCCTTTTTCGGGTAGTGGTACTACTATGGTACAAGCCTCAGAATTAGGAATGCACGCTATAGGGATAGACGTATCAGCTTTCAATGCTCTCATAGGCAATGCTAAAGTAGGGCATTACGATTTGGTAGATGTGTATAACGAAACGCACCGCATTACCCAAGCTTTAAAGGAGTTTTTAGCAGAAAAACACATACTTGCTTTTGATGCTGAACTTACCGAAGCGCTCAATAATTTCAATAAAGAGTTCTTCCCCGTACCCGACTATAAATACCGTTTGCAACGCAAGGAGATAGACGGCAAAATATATGGTGCTGAAAAAGAACAACAGTTTTTACCTATTTATCAGGCACTTGTGGAAAAGTATCACATTCAGCTGAAACAACCTAAAGCTGACACTTTCTTAGACAAGTGGTATATACAGCACGTGCGCGAGGAAATAGATTTTGTGTTTAACCTTATTAAACAGATTGCTAATCTCGCTACCAAGCGTATAGTTACCCTCATATTGAGCCGAACCATTCGCAGTTGTCGTGCCACTACTCACGCCGATTTAGCAACCCTGATAGAGCCCATAACTACCACTTACTATTGTGCTAAACACGGCAAGGTGTGCAAACCACTTTTTTCGATATTGAAATGGTGGGAAACCTACACCAAAGACACTATCAAGCGTTTGCAACAATTTAAAGAATTGCGTACTAATACCTACCAAAAGTGTTTACAAGGCGACAGTCGTACTATTGACATCTTTGAGGCATTAGAGCATAAGAGCCCAGAGTTTGCCGCTTTAGCAAAAAAGCAGAAGATTAAAGGCATTTTCTCATCGCCCCCTTATGTAGGGCTGATTGATTATCACGAGCAACACGCTTATGCTTACGACCTTTTTGGTTTTGAGCGCAATGACGATAAAGAGATAGGTCCCCTTTACAAAGGACAAGGGCAGGAAGCCAAACGTATGTATGTATCGGGTATTGCTGAGGTACTTACCAATAGCAAACGCTTTTTAGCCGATGATTACGATGTATTTTTGGTAGCCAACGACAAGTACGGCTTATACCCCGAAATAGCCGAGCGAGCAGGAATGCGCATTGTAAATCAATACAAACGCCCTGTACTCAACCGTACCGAAAAAGACAAAAATGCGTACGCTGAGATTATATTTCATTTAAAAGAGAAATAG
- a CDS encoding AIPR family protein codes for MEQNFDIGLNAKINEFAKKFNIDREKIKDDDIFEDFANYTIASTLLEEEVENVKSVSTNKAQGIDGIAIIINDKLISEESDLSKFGESEKLKIRIGFIQSTIKGSFDEQKLRSFTDEVVNFLVGDIRIEPFCSIYNKLLDQEGDYIKKIAETPRVSLFFLSAKTLHNIQEDKINIEKAKITSRSELKNKCHLDNFCIYQKEDIKNEYDKISKFHTSEITFEKSISLSSVDKVELSLLTIIKFSELKKLILTPDGNLKERLFVENVRSYIGSTNVNLDIRNTLNTDLQKQYFPFLNNGLVIICDKIERHSVIENSFKLTFPRIINGCQTTNELFKKYKKSNDIDSVEIVAKVISTKDNEIKKRIIYSANNQNSISKDLQSLNEIHEKIENYFLGKDSCNYHLYFERLRGQHSNVTPPYSKINIETLARVFISVFLKKPHEMKSNALAIIKYYQGENLIFNSTRDFNQYYYCALLWYWFNYLLVNEKFTLRSKTMDMHVLMASDIFLEKKQINSIDNKISFLDNENNATNLILETVNILNNQEYLFERRGLYSNPKTQELITFLTNANPTTNS; via the coding sequence ATGGAACAAAATTTTGACATTGGATTAAATGCAAAAATAAATGAGTTTGCAAAAAAATTTAATATAGATAGGGAAAAAATCAAAGATGACGATATCTTTGAAGATTTTGCAAACTATACCATTGCTTCTACTTTATTGGAAGAAGAGGTAGAGAATGTTAAGTCTGTCTCAACAAATAAGGCACAAGGAATTGATGGTATAGCAATCATTATTAATGATAAATTAATCTCTGAAGAGTCTGATTTATCAAAATTTGGAGAATCTGAAAAATTAAAAATAAGAATAGGATTCATACAGTCAACTATAAAAGGGAGTTTTGATGAACAGAAATTACGATCTTTTACAGATGAAGTTGTTAATTTTCTTGTAGGAGACATTAGAATTGAACCGTTTTGTAGTATTTATAATAAATTACTTGATCAAGAAGGTGATTATATTAAAAAAATTGCTGAAACTCCTCGCGTCTCATTGTTTTTTCTGTCAGCAAAAACATTACATAATATACAAGAAGATAAAATTAATATTGAAAAAGCAAAAATTACTTCAAGAAGTGAACTTAAAAATAAATGTCATTTAGATAATTTTTGTATTTATCAAAAAGAAGATATAAAGAATGAATATGATAAAATATCTAAGTTTCATACTTCAGAAATAACATTTGAAAAAAGTATTTCATTATCTTCTGTAGATAAAGTAGAATTAAGCCTTTTAACTATTATAAAATTTTCAGAGTTGAAGAAGTTAATTCTTACTCCTGATGGTAATTTGAAAGAACGATTATTTGTTGAAAATGTGAGAAGTTACATTGGTTCAACAAATGTAAATTTAGATATTAGAAATACTTTAAACACAGATTTACAGAAACAGTATTTTCCTTTTTTAAATAATGGGCTAGTTATTATTTGTGATAAAATAGAGAGACATTCTGTTATTGAAAATAGTTTTAAATTAACTTTTCCAAGAATTATCAATGGATGTCAAACAACTAATGAATTGTTCAAGAAATATAAAAAATCAAATGATATTGATTCAGTAGAAATAGTAGCTAAGGTAATATCTACAAAAGACAATGAAATAAAGAAAAGAATTATTTATTCTGCAAACAATCAAAATTCCATTAGTAAAGACTTACAATCTTTAAATGAAATTCATGAAAAAATAGAGAATTATTTTTTAGGAAAAGACTCCTGTAACTATCATTTATATTTTGAGAGACTGAGAGGTCAGCATTCAAACGTTACACCTCCTTACAGTAAAATAAATATAGAAACATTGGCTAGAGTATTTATTTCTGTATTTTTAAAGAAACCTCATGAAATGAAGAGCAATGCTCTTGCTATAATAAAGTATTATCAAGGGGAAAATCTAATATTTAATTCTACAAGAGATTTTAACCAATATTATTATTGTGCACTTTTGTGGTATTGGTTTAATTATCTTTTGGTTAACGAGAAGTTTACTTTGAGATCAAAGACAATGGATATGCATGTTTTAATGGCTTCTGATATTTTTTTAGAGAAAAAGCAAATCAACTCTATTGATAATAAAATTAGTTTTTTAGATAATGAAAATAATGCTACGAATTTAATTTTAGAGACGGTAAATATTCTCAATAATCAAGAATATCTATTTGAAAGAAGGGGATTATATTCAAATCCTAAAACACAAGAACTTATAACATTTTTAACAAATGCTAACCCCACAACAAATAGCTAA
- a CDS encoding TdeIII family type II restriction endonuclease, with amino-acid sequence MLTPQQIANVENTLRHSLRTKFQHYNPEPAVMPFHTRLLGKDRMALFSFIHSLNTNFGTSIFEPVAKSLAESRFKVAKLQAVAGDKISEKAERVIQDIMDNLTVNGNPNKTDEIEAIRAVCQEGKMNTVKPTKVDVWLESHSDELFLFDIKTAKPNKGGFKEFKRTLLEWVGCVLAENPNRKIHTLIAIPYNPYEPKPYSRWTMAGMLDLDNELKVAQEFWDFLAGENAYQDLLDCFERVGIELHNEIDEYFKKFNN; translated from the coding sequence ATGCTAACCCCACAACAAATAGCTAATGTAGAAAACACACTTAGGCATAGTCTTAGAACAAAGTTTCAGCACTATAACCCTGAGCCTGCGGTAATGCCTTTCCATACACGCTTATTGGGTAAAGACCGTATGGCACTGTTTTCGTTTATTCATTCTTTGAATACTAATTTTGGGACGAGCATTTTTGAGCCTGTAGCTAAATCATTAGCTGAATCTCGGTTTAAGGTTGCTAAACTACAAGCGGTAGCTGGTGATAAAATAAGTGAAAAAGCGGAACGGGTTATTCAAGATATTATGGATAATCTCACCGTAAATGGTAACCCTAATAAGACAGATGAAATAGAAGCTATTAGAGCTGTTTGCCAAGAAGGAAAAATGAACACCGTAAAGCCTACCAAAGTAGATGTATGGTTAGAAAGTCATTCAGATGAGCTTTTCTTGTTTGACATTAAAACAGCTAAGCCTAACAAAGGAGGCTTTAAAGAGTTTAAACGCACTTTATTAGAGTGGGTGGGTTGTGTATTGGCAGAAAACCCTAACAGAAAAATACATACCCTTATTGCTATACCTTACAATCCGTATGAGCCTAAGCCCTATTCACGTTGGACGATGGCGGGAATGTTAGATTTAGATAACGAGCTAAAAGTAGCCCAAGAGTTTTGGGATTTTCTCGCAGGAGAGAATGCCTATCAGGATTTGTTAGATTGCTTTGAACGTGTAGGGATAGAGTTACATAATGAAATTGATGAATATTTTAAAAAATTTAATAACTAA
- a CDS encoding glycoside hydrolase family 130 protein, producing the protein MSQKIPWQERPAGCTDVMWRYSENPIIGRYDIPTSNSIFNSAVVPFGDGYAGVFRCDNKAVQMNIFAGFSKDAIHWEINHEPIVMKGGNTDFLHSEYKYDPRVTFIEDRYWVTWCNGYCGPTIGIAYTFDFKEFFQCENAFLPFNRNGVLFPEKINGKYAMLSRPSDNGHTPFGDIFISYSPDMKYWGEHRCVMKVTPFIDSAWQCTKIGAGAVPIKTKDGWLLFYHGVINTCNGFRYSMGAALLDLNDPSKVIARTQPYLLAPATLYETTGDVPNVVFPCAALHSIEEDKVAVYYGAADTVVGVAFGRISEIVKFTKENSL; encoded by the coding sequence ATGAGTCAAAAAATTCCTTGGCAAGAACGCCCTGCGGGTTGTACCGATGTAATGTGGCGTTATTCTGAAAACCCTATTATCGGTAGGTATGATATCCCTACCTCTAACAGTATTTTTAACTCGGCTGTTGTGCCTTTTGGCGACGGCTATGCAGGGGTTTTCCGTTGCGACAACAAAGCAGTGCAAATGAACATCTTCGCTGGATTCAGTAAAGATGCTATTCACTGGGAAATCAACCACGAACCTATCGTGATGAAAGGTGGTAATACTGATTTCTTACATTCTGAATATAAGTACGACCCTCGCGTAACGTTTATTGAAGACCGCTATTGGGTAACTTGGTGTAATGGCTATTGTGGTCCTACTATTGGGATTGCTTATACTTTTGATTTCAAAGAGTTTTTCCAATGCGAGAATGCCTTTTTGCCTTTCAACCGCAACGGAGTGCTCTTCCCTGAGAAAATCAACGGTAAATACGCAATGCTTAGCCGTCCAAGTGATAACGGACATACACCTTTCGGTGATATTTTCATCAGCTATAGCCCCGATATGAAATACTGGGGTGAACACCGCTGTGTGATGAAAGTAACGCCTTTTATAGATAGCGCTTGGCAATGTACCAAAATAGGGGCAGGAGCCGTGCCTATCAAAACAAAAGACGGATGGCTATTGTTCTATCACGGGGTAATCAACACTTGCAACGGTTTCCGCTACTCTATGGGGGCTGCACTATTAGACCTCAACGATCCAAGCAAGGTAATTGCTCGTACACAGCCTTACCTCTTGGCACCTGCAACTCTCTACGAAACTACCGGCGATGTGCCTAATGTGGTATTCCCTTGTGCTGCCTTGCATTCTATCGAAGAAGACAAAGTAGCAGTGTACTACGGTGCTGCCGATACAGTAGTGGGCGTTGCCTTCGGACGTATTTCCGAAATCGTAAAATTCACTAAAGAAAACTCATTGTAA
- a CDS encoding sulfatase-like hydrolase/transferase, with product MKKYLFEILLLLFSVAIPLALDMNLAVYGMLATFLLFLTLRRVNYWLFAIIFGFVLLTCVLFLPQIIWFGHPPATMIGAFFETDFQESKEFMQQLPFYSYGVSVLTLLFGSFILYLGKKKKTIYNRQQWFITLGIGIVGVALTVYRPFTKIQEEGGFQWQNTRTAPIAFYASIYHNVKNYKQLRKELNQSIEGTPSWQVVSAKPKYMNYVLVIGESVRKDYMSLYGFPIENSSFLKSAKGTIIDGYTATAPNTTTALLRMFLKQKNGDFVYADNLISLAKMGGFDTYWLSNQGSVGEWDTPIAKIASLCDHKVFTKKGDYSSMNIYDTALLPVLQRFLEEKSARPRLFVLHIMGSHIYFPERLEQSVHYNYYNRNFSAYLQTIEQTDKFLQRVYELLEAQHHPFSMLYFADHGLMTKDRSSSFFATLTHGDTHPNKAVYRIPFALLSSDDREHKVVKVPKSGFYFLKGYAHWLGIDEPTLRGYEFLSATPDSLKVFNQYENVPFESLEEDNIITNNK from the coding sequence ATGAAAAAATATCTTTTTGAAATACTGCTATTGCTCTTTTCAGTAGCAATACCGTTGGCTTTAGATATGAACTTAGCAGTCTACGGAATGCTTGCTACTTTCTTGTTATTTTTGACGCTTAGGCGGGTAAACTACTGGTTGTTTGCTATTATCTTTGGTTTTGTACTACTCACTTGTGTGCTCTTTTTACCTCAAATTATCTGGTTTGGTCATCCGCCTGCTACGATGATTGGCGCCTTCTTTGAAACAGATTTCCAAGAGTCTAAAGAGTTTATGCAACAATTACCTTTTTATTCCTATGGAGTATCGGTACTTACTTTATTATTTGGAAGTTTCATTCTTTACTTAGGCAAGAAGAAAAAGACAATATACAATCGCCAACAGTGGTTTATTACTTTGGGGATAGGTATAGTAGGCGTGGCACTTACAGTGTACCGTCCTTTTACAAAGATTCAGGAAGAGGGCGGTTTCCAGTGGCAAAACACACGCACGGCGCCTATTGCGTTCTATGCTTCTATCTACCACAATGTGAAGAACTACAAACAATTGCGCAAGGAGCTCAACCAAAGCATTGAAGGCACACCTTCGTGGCAGGTGGTGAGCGCTAAACCTAAGTATATGAACTATGTGCTTGTGATAGGCGAAAGCGTACGGAAGGACTATATGTCGTTATACGGATTTCCAATAGAGAATTCCTCTTTCTTGAAGAGTGCTAAGGGGACAATAATAGATGGCTATACGGCAACCGCTCCCAACACTACTACTGCCCTTTTGCGAATGTTCTTAAAGCAAAAGAACGGTGATTTTGTTTATGCTGATAATCTCATCTCTTTGGCAAAAATGGGAGGTTTTGACACCTATTGGCTTTCAAATCAAGGGTCAGTAGGCGAATGGGATACGCCTATTGCTAAGATAGCCTCGTTATGCGACCATAAGGTCTTTACAAAGAAAGGTGACTACTCATCAATGAATATCTACGACACGGCTTTACTACCCGTACTGCAACGCTTTTTAGAAGAAAAGAGCGCACGCCCGCGTTTGTTTGTATTACATATTATGGGCTCGCACATTTACTTTCCTGAACGCTTAGAGCAATCGGTACATTACAACTATTACAACCGTAACTTTTCGGCTTACTTACAAACGATTGAGCAGACTGACAAGTTCTTACAACGCGTTTATGAGCTTTTAGAAGCACAACATCATCCCTTCTCTATGCTTTACTTTGCCGATCACGGACTGATGACCAAAGACCGATCGTCATCGTTTTTTGCCACTCTTACTCACGGCGATACTCATCCTAACAAAGCCGTTTACCGTATTCCGTTTGCTTTGCTAAGCAGTGACGACAGAGAGCACAAGGTAGTAAAAGTTCCTAAATCGGGTTTTTACTTTCTAAAAGGTTATGCCCACTGGTTAGGAATAGACGAGCCGACTCTTAGAGGATATGAGTTTTTATCGGCAACGCCTGATTCTTTAAAAGTATTCAACCAATATGAGAATGTTCCTTTTGAGAGCTTAGAAGAAGACAATATAATAACTAATAACAAGTGA
- a CDS encoding 3-deoxy-D-manno-octulosonic acid transferase has protein sequence MYRFSLYIIKAILPLVALFNKKIHLFVSGRKTVWTTLTAKLDPHTRYVWIHTASLGEFEQGLPVVKALKKQGYKILITFFSPSGYEVRKNTPDADIVVYLPLDTPANARKFVQMVNPAMAIFVKYEFWVNYLTELKKAQVPTYLLSGIFRKNQIFFKPYGGMMRRALHCFTHFFVQNELSQQLLKNLGFNNVTVSGDTRFDRVAEILERDNHLDFVEQFKGNNLCVVFGSSWATDEDIYLQYINTCTAPVKFIIAPHNIHPTDIAELKHNQQKLNRKVALFSEKDSLNLSDYDVLIIDTIGILTKVYSYADIAYVGGGMGTTGLHNVLEPAVFGVPVIIGKNYEKFNEAKELVTLGGVLSVSSKEEFAQVMNNLVTSPEKRIAIGNINRQYINEKQGATKAFLQAITSF, from the coding sequence ATGTATAGATTCTCTCTTTATATCATCAAGGCAATCCTCCCCCTCGTTGCCCTATTCAACAAAAAAATACACCTCTTTGTAAGCGGACGTAAAACCGTATGGACTACCCTTACCGCAAAACTCGACCCTCATACCCGCTATGTGTGGATACATACCGCTTCTCTCGGCGAGTTCGAACAAGGATTGCCCGTTGTTAAAGCCCTGAAAAAACAAGGCTATAAAATACTCATTACCTTCTTTTCTCCCTCAGGCTACGAGGTGCGCAAAAACACCCCCGATGCCGATATAGTGGTCTATCTTCCCCTTGATACACCCGCTAATGCCCGCAAGTTCGTGCAAATGGTAAATCCTGCAATGGCTATTTTTGTGAAATACGAGTTTTGGGTCAATTACCTTACCGAGCTCAAAAAAGCACAAGTACCCACTTATTTGCTCTCCGGTATTTTTCGCAAAAATCAAATCTTTTTCAAGCCTTACGGCGGAATGATGCGCCGAGCTCTCCATTGCTTTACTCATTTCTTCGTGCAGAACGAGCTTTCTCAGCAACTACTTAAAAACTTAGGCTTCAATAATGTAACTGTCAGTGGCGACACCCGTTTCGACCGTGTGGCTGAAATATTGGAACGAGACAACCATTTAGATTTTGTAGAGCAGTTCAAAGGAAACAATCTATGTGTGGTCTTCGGTAGTTCGTGGGCTACCGACGAAGACATTTACTTGCAATATATCAACACTTGCACTGCCCCAGTGAAGTTCATTATTGCCCCTCATAATATTCACCCTACCGATATCGCAGAACTCAAACACAACCAGCAGAAGTTAAACCGTAAAGTTGCCCTATTCTCCGAGAAAGATTCTCTCAACCTTTCTGATTACGACGTACTCATCATCGATACCATAGGCATTCTCACCAAAGTGTATAGCTATGCCGATATAGCCTATGTAGGAGGTGGAATGGGCACTACGGGCTTACACAATGTCTTAGAGCCCGCCGTATTTGGGGTACCTGTAATCATCGGTAAGAATTATGAAAAGTTCAATGAAGCAAAGGAGTTAGTCACCTTAGGAGGCGTTCTCTCCGTAAGCAGTAAAGAAGAATTCGCCCAGGTGATGAATAACCTTGTTACTTCACCCGAAAAGCGCATCGCTATAGGCAATATCAATCGCCAATATATAAACGAAAAACAAGGCGCTACTAAGGCTTTTTTACAAGCAATAACTTCGTTTTAG